In Gossypium arboreum isolate Shixiya-1 chromosome 5, ASM2569848v2, whole genome shotgun sequence, a single genomic region encodes these proteins:
- the LOC108489856 gene encoding tubulin-folding cofactor D has product MATREEETCKKEEEMGIAANDEEDDEHDSKERVLQRYFLQEWKLVKSLLDDIVSNGRVSDPSSVHKIRSIMDNYQEQGQLLEPYLESMVSPLMFIIRSKTIELGIDSDEILQIIKPISIIIYSLVTVSGYKAVIKFFPHQVSDLELAVSLLEKCHNTSSVTSLRQESTGEMEAKCVMLLWLSILVLVPFDISSVDTSIVNSSGSIGVDEVAPLVLRIIGFSKDYLSNAGPMRTMAGLVLSKLLTRPDMPKALSSFIEWTQEVLSSTADDAVSHFQLIGAVEALAAIFKAGSGRVLLDVVPTIWNDVSVLIKSGSASRSPLLRKYLVKLTQRIGLTCLPHRLPTWRYVGRTSSLGENISLSASNKNNQLNHGVILENSESEENSNCPEDEDMDVPEIVEEVIEVLLSGLKDTDTVVRWSAAKGIGRVTSRLTSGLSEEVLSSVLELFAPGEGDGSWHGGCLALAELARRGLLLPSSLPKVVPVVIKALHYDVRRGPHSVGSHVRDAAAYVCWAFGRAYHHTDMRNVLEQLSPHLLSVACYDREVNCRRAAAAAFQENVGRQGNYPHGIDIVNTADYFSLSSRTNSYIHVATCIAQYEGYLHPFVDELLHSKISHWDRSLRELATEALAALVRYDAAYFADFVLEKLIPFTLSSDLCTRHGATLAAGELVLALHQCGYDLPNDKQKQVSGIVPAIEKARLYRGKGGEIMRAAVSRFIECISFSRVPLPEKVKRSLIDSLNENLRHPNSQIQTAAVKALKHFVQAYLVATDNKGAVSNNITLKYLQLLNDSNVAVRRGSAMALGVLPYEMLANQWKDVILKLCSSCAIEDNPEDRDAEARVNAVKGLASVCETLAQERESSDIHSVEDNMSLFHLMKNEVMVSLFKALEDYSVDNRGDVGSWVREAAMEGLERCTYILCKRDSMSSTGKPDILESMSKQPNNNVVEENQMCLLFDVNLATNLVGGISKQAVEKMDKLRELAAKALQRILYHKEIFVPFIPYREKIEEIVPNETDLKWGVPTFSYSRFVQLLQFSCYSRPVLSGLVISIGGLQDSLRKASLSAFLEYLNVDQDVNEELKLCKLSTDILWILQQYKRCDRVIIPTLKTIEILFSKRIFLDMEAHTSAFCSGVLDSLAVELKASKDFSKLYAGIAILGYICSVSDPINALAFSHILTFLTHRYPKIRKATAEQVYLVLLQNGSLVSEEKTEKALEIVSETCWDGDMETAKVKKLEVFEIVGLDVGVGQSKTTGNVTSNKGGRKSTTLDENESYSSLVESSGF; this is encoded by the exons atggcaACGAGAGAAGAAGAGACTTGCAAGAAAGAGGAGGAAATGGGGATTGCAGCCAACGATGAAGAAGACGATGAACATGATTCAAAGGAAAGGGTTCTACAAAGGTACTTTCTTCAAGAGTGGAAACTTGTAAAATCTCTCTTAGATGACATTGTTTCCAATGGCCGCGTCTCAGATCCTTCCTCCGTTCACAAGATCCGTTCCATC atgGATAATTACCAAGAACAAGGCCAACTGCTAGAACCCTACTTAGAAAGCATGGTCTCTCCTTTAATGTTCATTATCCGGTCTAAAACAATCGAATTAGGCATTGATTCTGATGAGATTCTTCAAATAATCAAGCCTATATCCATCATTATTTATTCTCTTGTTACTGTTTCCGGTTACAAAGCTGTTATCAAGTTCTTTCCGCATCAAGTTTCTGATCTAGAACTTGCCGTTTCTCTCTTAGAAAAATGCCACAACACATCTTCTGTGACATCGTTACGGCAAGAAAGCACAGGAGAAATGGAGGCCAAATGTGTAATGCTTTTGTGGCTTTCGATTCTTGTTTTGGTTCCATTTGATATTTCTTCTGTTGATACCAGCATTGTGAATAGTAGTGGTAGTATTGGTGTAGATGAGGTGGCTCCTTTGGTGTTGAGGATTATAGGGTTTTCTAAAGATTACCTTTCGAATGCCGGTCCAATGCGTACTATGGCAGGATTAGTTCTCTCAAAGCTTTTGACACGACCAGATATGCCCAAGGCTTTGTCCAG CTTTATTGAATGGACTCAGGAAGTTTTATCTTCAACAGCAGATGATGCAGTAAGTCATTTTCAGTTGATAGGAGCTGTGGAAGCCCTTGCTGCCATTTTTAAG GCTGGCAGCGGGAGAGTTTTGCTGGATGTTGTTCCTACCATCTGGAATGACGTCTCTGTGTTGATCAAGTCAGGTTCTGCTTCTAGGAGTCCTTTGCTTCGCAAGTATCTGGTGAAGTTAACTCAAAGAATTGGACTTACTTGCCTCCCTCATCGTTTACCTACCTGGCGCTATGTG GGAAGAACAAGCTCACTTGGAGAGAATATTTCTTTGAGTGCATCCAACAAGAATAATCAATTAAACCATGGTGTGATTCTAGAAAACtctgaatcagaagaaaattccaACTGTCCAGAAGATGAAGATATGGATGTTCCTGAGATTGTAGAAGAGGTTATTGAGGTGTTACTTTCTGGATTGAAAGATACG GACACCGTTGTACGTTGGTCTGCTGCAAAAGGTATAGGCCGTGTAACTTCACGTTTAACATCTGGGCTCTCAGAGGAGGTCTTGTCATCTGTATTGGAGCTGTTTGCACCTGGTGAG GGAGATGGTTCTTGGCATGGGGGTTGCTTAGCATTGGCTGAACTGGCAAGGAGAGGGTTGCTCTTACCTTCTAGTCTCCCCAAAGTTGTACCTGTTGTTATAAAG GCATTACATTATGATGTCCGAAGAGGCCCACATAGTGTTGGATCTCATGTACGTGATGCTGCTGCCTATGTTTGTTGGGCATTTGGCCGTGCATATCATCATACAGATATGAGAAATGTATTGGAACAGCTTTCTCCCCACCTATTAAGTGTGGCATGCTATGATCGTGAG GTTAACTGTAGAAGAGCTGCTGCAGCTGCTTTTCAGGAGAATGTTGGAAGACAGGGGAATTACCCACATGGAATTGACATAGTGAATACTGCTGATTACTTTTCGCTTTCATCGCGAACAAACTCTTACATTCATGTTGCCACCTGTATTGCTCAGTATGAAGGGTATCTTCATCCATTTGTGGATGAGCTTCTGCATAGCAAGATCTCTCACTGG GATAGGAGCTTGAGAGAGCTTGCCACAGAGGCACTTGCTGCTCTTGTCAGATATGATGCCGCATACTTTGCGGACTTTGTTCTggaaaagttaattccttttACTCTGTCATCTGATTTATGCACACGCCATGGTGCAACCTTAGCGGCTGGAGAACTTGTTCTGGCTCTACATCAGTGCGGTTATGATCTTCCCAATG ATAAACAGAAACAAGTTTCTGGTATCGTTCCAGCTATTGAGAAAGCACGCCTCTATCGGGGGAAGGGTGGAGAAATAATGCGGGCAGCTGTTTCCCGGTTTATTGAATGCATCTCATTTTCTCGAGTTCCTTTACCAGAGAAAGTAAAACGAAGTTTGATTGACTCCCTTAATGAGAATCTAAGGCACCCTAACTCTCAGATACAG ACTGCAGCTGTGAAAGCCCTAAAACACTTTGTACAAGCATACCTTGTTGCTACTGATAATAAAGGTGCGGTTAGTAATAATATAACGTTGAAATACCTACAACTCTTGAATGATTCAAATGTCGCTGTAAGAAGAGGATCTGCAATGGCATTGGGTGTTCTCCCCTATGAAATGTTGGCTAATCAATGGAAGGATGTGATTTTGAAGCTTTGCAGCTCTTGTGCAATTGAG GATAACCCTGAGGATAGAGATGCTGAAGCACGAGTTAATGCTGTCAAAGGACTTGCATCTGTTTGTGAGACATTAGCTCAGGAAAGAGAAAGTTCTGATATTCATTCTGTAGAAGACAACATGTCTCTATTTCATCTCATGAAGAATGAGGTAATGGTTAGTTTGTTTAAAGCTCTTGAGGACTATTCAGTTGATAACCGAGGAGATGTGGGTTCCTGGGTTCGTGAGGCTGCTATGGAAGGCCTAGAAAGATGTACATATATCCTCTGTAAGAGAGATTCCATGAGTTCTACCGGGAAACCAGACATACTTGAATCTATGTCGAAGCAACCTAATAACAATGTTGTTGAAGAAAATCAAATGTGCTTGCTTTTTGATGTAAATCTTGCTACCAATTTAGTGGGAGGGATCTCCAAGCAAGCCGTAGAAAAGATGGATAAACTAAGAGAACTGGCTGCTAAGGCTCTCCAAAGGATTCTGTACCACAAGGAAATTTTCGTTCCTTTTATACCATATAGGGAAAAGATAGAAGAAATTGTTCCAAACGAAACAGATCTAAAGTGGGGA GTACCTACCTTTTCATATTCGCGATTTGTTCAATTACTTCAATTCAGTTGTTATAGCAGACCAGTGCTGTCTGGTTTAGTTATTTCAATTGGTGGCTTGCAAGATTCTTTGAGGAAGGCATCACTGTCAGCTTTTCTGGAATATCTTAATGTCGATCAAGATGTTAATGAAGAACTCAAATTGTGCAAGTTATCCACGGACATCCTTTGGATTCTCCAACAGTATAAGCGATGTGACAGGGTTATTATACCCACATTGAAG ACAATTGAGATTCTTTTCAGCAAAAGGATATTCTTGGATATGGAG GCGCATACTTCGGCTTTCTGTTCTGGTGTTTTGGATTCTCTGGCGGTTGAATTGAAAGCATCAAAGGACTTCTCTAAGTTATATGCAGGCATTGCAATACTTGGTTACATTTGTTCAGTTTCCGATCCTATCAACGCCCTTGCCTTTTCTCATATTCTTACATTCCTTACTCATCGGTACCCTAAG ATTCGCAAAGCCACTGCAGAACAAGTTTACCTCGTCCTGCTGCAGAATGGAAGCCTGGTGTCGGAGGAAAAAACCGAAAAGGCGCTCGAAATTGTTTCAGAAACTTGCTGGGATGGTGACATGGAAACAGCAAAGGTTAAGAAGCTGGAAGTGTTTGAAATTGTGGGACTGGATGTGGGAGTTGGACAGTCAAAAACTACAGGAAATGTAACATCAAACAAAGGAGGTAGGAAATCTACAACTTTAGATGAAAATGAATCTTACTCTTCGTTAGTTGAGTCAAGTGGATTTTGA